In the Ipomoea triloba cultivar NCNSP0323 chromosome 6, ASM357664v1 genome, one interval contains:
- the LOC116023295 gene encoding uncharacterized protein LOC116023295 — protein sequence MADIGGRRQTKRSGEAFEAPRRGYAHCGMVVAACWIAKLSTPCLINALGNYPYYKLKKLLLHEYFKSVGEGFKSGVCLNLETKRMSMKWRDTKNKVDCGVYVMGLRSS from the exons ATGGCAGACATTGGTGGCAGAAGGCAAACAAAGCGGTCTGGAGAGGCGTTTGAGGCGCCGAGACGAG GTTATGCTCACTGTGGAATGGTTGTTGCTGCTTGTTGGATTGCAAAGCTTTCTACTCCTTGTCTAATAAATGCACTTGGCAACTATCCATATTACAAACTTAAG AAATTGTTGTTGCATGAATATTTCAAGTCGGTTGGTGAGGGTTTCAAGTCCGGTGTGTGCCTTAATCTGGAGACCAAAAGGATGTCCATGAAGTGGCGGGACACCAAGAACAAGGTGGACTGTGGAGTGTATGTTATGGGATTGCGATCTAGTTAG